GGCTGAGCGATCCCGGCGGCGCTCGTGGCTGACGGCACGTGGAACGTGCCTGCTACTAACAGTTCGACGAGCGGGGCGTTTGCCGCCGCTTGAATTCGGCGCTTGAATTACGCAAGGGGGGACGTGACACTAGCGGACGCTCCCGCTGGTCGCCGCGACTTCGTCGACCTCCGCTTCCGCACTCGTCCCTCCTCCCCAAGGCCCACCGATGAGAATCGCCTTCTCGCTGCCGCTGTCGCTCGCGCTGGTTCTTCCCTTCGCGATCTCAACTTCGTCGCTCGTCGCCGCCGAGCCTGCGAAGGCCGAAGTTTTAAAAGCCGGCGATAAGCCGACGCTCGCGAGCGTGTTCACCGATCATGCCGTGCTGCAGCGTGAGCTCGTCGTGCCGGTGTGGGGCAAAGGAACGCCGGGTGAGAAGCTCACGGTCGAGTTCGCAGGGCAATCGTTGCCGGCCACGGTCGATAAGGACGGGCGTTGGCAAGTGAAGCTCGCGCCGCTGTCGGCCTCGGCCGAGAGCCGCACCTTGGTCGTGAAGGACGAGCAGGGTGCGGAAGTCGTCGCACGCAAAGACATCCTCGTCGGCGAAGTGTGGCTTTGCAGCGGTCAATCGAATATGGGTTTCAAACTCTTCGGCAGCAACAACGGCCTCAAGGCCGCCGAGGCCGCCGGCGACGCGCAGCTGCGGCTGTTCAACGCGCAGGCTCGGGTCGCCGTCGAACCGAGCGACTCGATCGGCGGTGGTTGGGCCATCGACTCAAAAGAGAACGCCGGCGCGTTTTCCGGGGTCGCCTACTTCTTCGGGCTTGAGCTTCGTAAGAAGCTCGGTGTGCCGGTCGGGCTCATCAAGTCGTCCGTCGGTGGAACGGTTGCCGAGGCCTGGACTTCGCGCGGCGATCTGGAATCGAACCCCACGTTGAAGCCGCTCTTGGACAAGTATCTGCAGCATCTCGGTTGGCATCCCGAGAACTTGGCGAAGTATCAAACGAACGAACCCAAGGTCATGAAAGAGTATGCGGAAGCGGTCGCCAAGGCGAAAGCCGAAGGGAAGCCGGAGCCGCGAAAACCGGCCCCGCCGGTCGACCCTTCCACGAACATCAACAGCCCGACGTTGCTCTACAACGGCTCGATCGCGCCGTTCATTCCGTATGCGATTCGAGGTGTGATTTGGTATCAGGGAGAATCCAATTCGCACCGCGGCAAGGAATACCAAACGTTGTTCCCTGCGATGATCACCGGCTGGCGCAGGGCTTGGGGACAAGGGGACTTCCCGTTTTTGTTCGTACAGATCACGCCGCACGATCAGATGTCGCCCGAGGTGCGCGAGGCGCAACGCATCACGACGGAAACGACGCAGAACACGGCGATGGCCGTCACGATCGACGTCGGCAACGCCGGCGATATTCATCCGACGAATAAACAACCCATCGGTCAGCGGCTGGCGATCGCGGCGCGAGCGCTGGCATACGGCGAACCGATCGAATACTCCGGCCCGACCTACGACACGATCACGGTCAACGGCAACCAAGCGACCCTCACGTTCAAGCATCTCGGCGGAGGGCTCGTGGCGAAGGACGGCGAATTGCGCGGCTTCGCGATCGCCGGCGCCGACGGCAAC
Above is a window of Planctomycetia bacterium DNA encoding:
- a CDS encoding DUF1080 domain-containing protein gives rise to the protein MRIAFSLPLSLALVLPFAISTSSLVAAEPAKAEVLKAGDKPTLASVFTDHAVLQRELVVPVWGKGTPGEKLTVEFAGQSLPATVDKDGRWQVKLAPLSASAESRTLVVKDEQGAEVVARKDILVGEVWLCSGQSNMGFKLFGSNNGLKAAEAAGDAQLRLFNAQARVAVEPSDSIGGGWAIDSKENAGAFSGVAYFFGLELRKKLGVPVGLIKSSVGGTVAEAWTSRGDLESNPTLKPLLDKYLQHLGWHPENLAKYQTNEPKVMKEYAEAVAKAKAEGKPEPRKPAPPVDPSTNINSPTLLYNGSIAPFIPYAIRGVIWYQGESNSHRGKEYQTLFPAMITGWRRAWGQGDFPFLFVQITPHDQMSPEVREAQRITTETTQNTAMAVTIDVGNAGDIHPTNKQPIGQRLAIAARALAYGEPIEYSGPTYDTITVNGNQATLTFKHLGGGLVAKDGELRGFAIAGADGNFVPAIAKIQGDTITVASESVAAPVVVRYGWTNTPDVNLWNKAGLPASPFQTDKVFTLEPGYELLNGPDLTGWHYAGGAPFDGKPSADDGRYTARDGKIVVNPGKGLAQLWTVREFPHDFHLKLEFRAGVNADSGVFVRKPQLQCRDYLVAGPYKELKKYKPQDWNELEVIVKGNIATCTCNGEPLEFPKQPSKTPPELPATGPIGLEADRGQMEYRRIRIKELK